In the Anaerolineales bacterium genome, CATTCATGCGGGCGACGGGGGTGGTGGCCGGCACAAGCCTGCTGGCGGCATGCGGCGTAGGCCCTGCTCAGGTGCCCCCCGAGGAGGCAGCCGGAGCCGCCGACCAGGCGGCTGCAACAACCGGGGCCACGACCGATGAGCTCGGTGACCCGTTGACGGCGTACGATGCCGTGACCGGGTACAACAACTAC is a window encoding:
- a CDS encoding twin-arginine translocation signal domain-containing protein, which produces MLKIKPSEITPEDQYLSRRAFMRATGVVAGTSLLAACGVGPAQVPPEEAAGAADQAAATTGATTDELGDPLTAYDAVTGYNNY